The window tcttggtatatatatatatatatatatatatatatatatatatatatatatatatatatatatatatatatttgtgtgtgtgtgtgtgtgtgtgtgtgtgtgtgtgtgtaattatgtatgcgctacctcccccctccttccctgtttccTTACCATTATCCACTTGCCCGGTTTATTGAACTGTAccccgacaggcgcaatagccgggtggttaaagcgttggactttcaatctgagggtcccgggttcgaatcacggtgacagcgcctggtgggtaaagggtgaagatttttccgatctccaaggtcaacatctgtgcagacctgctagtgcctgaacccccttcgtgtgtaaacgcatgcagaagatcaaatacgcacgtttaagatcctgtaatccatgtcagtgttcggtgggttatggaaacaagaacatacccagcatgcacacccccgaaagcggagtatggctgcctacatggcggggtaaaaacggtcatgcacgtaaaagcccactccccCGCACCCAgcactacccctacccccaccccctcctccttccccgttCCCTTACCGCTATCCACTTGCCCGGTTTACTGAACTGTACCCCCGCACCCAGCActaccactacccctccccccaccccctccttccccgttcCCTTACCGCTATCCACTTGCCCGGTTTACTGAACTGTGACACTCCTCACCACCTTTACATGCTGGATCGACTCACTGATTGTGTGACTTGAGTGCTTTTGACTGATGTGATGGGTTGGTGCCTGGCTGCCTCGTTCTGTGAGCTGACTGACTGTTTTAATTATGGTGTGCAcattcagtggtgtgtgatgtgtgttcgcGCCCGCGCgcccgcgcttgtgtgtgtgtgtgtgtgtgtgtgtgtgtgtgtgtttgcttgatattttagtttcggaaattttaaacttggGTCTGGTctattatgttgtgatgttgaGAGCAATTCCATTTATCATGTTTTATCTTTGATCATAAGTTTTAGATgctgattatgtttgtttttagatTGTGCTTATTTCTATATTTTTTCAAACTGTAAGTCTTACATTACACTGACTgtgcttatttaaaaaaaaaatcatcatgtaTTATTAATTCATTCTTACTTTGTTTAGGAAAtgctacatatatatgtgtgtctacgACTGTGCATATTTTATTTTTCACCGTGTGTTATTGatttattctttttcattttaagcttagataatgttttttttttagtaatttcttagaacgagtgtgaaatggaaactgatggcgggcgcatggatatttgatgcagctgagattgtgtgcttctgagcgtatgcagaTCAGCTGAAcggcttatgtatgtctatatttgtatcatagagaatttaactgtgtgccaccacgcCAGGCATCTCCTtataaggacaataaattatcttgtgatcttgtgcgagagagagagagagagagatgtcgaacAATGCAAGGGAGGCAAATGCATCACGCTTTCTTCTGCCCCTAGCCACCTCTTCATGATGTGATCACCTCCCTTTGCCAACTTTCTGTCCGCATTGGCACAgttataacagtgatgatgatgatgatgattacaatagtAATGTACTTCTGTACAGCGCCCCTTTTTCTTCCCCGACAGCTCGGCGCGCTTTACATGAACGAAAAAGATATAAATACatgttacgtctctctctctctctctctctctctctctctctctctctccttcttcttcttcttcttcttcttcactactGTGCTGTTGTCTGTGTCCCCTCGTGGCATCACAGTTACGGGGCGTTGCCCCGATTCGCCCTTCACTAAAtaggtgatcccgattcgccctTCACTAAATAAGTGATACCGATTCGCTGTTCACTAAATACGTGATACCGATTCGCCCTTCACTAAAtaggtgatcccgattcgccctTCACTAAAtaggtgatcccgattcgccctTCACTAAATAAGTGATACCGATTCGCCCTTCACTAAATAAGTTACCCCGATTCGACCTTCACTAAATAGGTGATCCCGATTCGACCTTCACTAAATAAGTGATACCGATTCGCCCTTCACTAAATAAGTTACCCCGATTCGACCTTCACTAAAtaggtgatcccgattcgccctTCACTAAATAGGTGATCCCGATTCGCTGTTCACTAAATACGTGATCCCGATTCGCCCTTCACTAAATACGTGATACCGATTCGCTGTTCACTAAAtaggtgatcccgattcgcccgTCACTAAATACGTGATACCGATTTGTCCTTCACTAAATAAGTGATACCGATTAGCTGTTCACTAAATAAGTGGTACCGATTCGCCCTTCACTAAATAGGTGATACCGATTCGCCCTTCACTAAAtaggtgatcccgattcgccctTCACTAAAcaggtgatcccgattcgccctTCACTAAAcaggtgatcccgattcgccctTCACTAAAcaggtgatcccgattcgccctTCACTAAAcaggtgatcccgattcgccctTCACTAAAtaggtgatcccgattcgccctTCACTAAATAGGTGATCCCGATTCGCTGTTCACTAAATAAGTGATCCCGATTCGCCCTTCACTAAAtaggtgatcccgattcgccctTCACTAAATAGGTGATCCCGATTCGACCTTCACTAAATAAGTTATCCCGATTCGACCTTCACTAAAtaggtgatcccgattcgccctTCACTAAATAGGTGATCGAATCCCCATAGGTGATCCCGATTCGACCTACACTAAATAAGGGATACCGATTCGCTGTTCACTAAATAAGTGATACCGATTCGCCCGTCACTACATTGCTGATTCCGATTTGCCCTTCACTAAATAGGTGATCCCGATTCGATCTCCACTAAATAGGTGATTCCGATTCAtctattcccagttcgcctgtatactaagtttctctgtgtgtgcgtgtgcttgcgcgaACATGTGTCTGTGCGTTAAAAAAGAGGAAGCTGACTTTCTTCATACCAGACACTTGAAGAaaacgaaggagaagaataataagaaaaagTCTATCATAATTATTTCCGTGTGCATTGCAcgtatctcgtgtgtgtgtgtgtgtgtgtgtgtgtgtgtgtgtgtgtgtgtgtgtgtgtgtgtgtgtgtgtgtgtgttttgtgatcgTTCATCCACAGCTGCTGTGAATGTAACACACATTTACGGCGGTTTTGCTTTTTTCTGCAACAGTGAACTGTAGACTGAAGATGATGCAAACAGTAATTTGCCCTGAGGATCGGACAAGGTCGCACTGATCAGAGACCCAGAGCTACACGGTCACTGGAGGTTGTGTGAGACACCTTGTCTCAAGCAAGAGAGTTGTCTATtggattttgtttctttctttattgttgtcaCTTCTGGCTTGACTTCCCGTAAAATACAGAAAGCAAGCCTTTTATTTTCTCCACAGAATATACGATCGACaaagatgatgttggtgatgcgATAGAAATCCATTTTCGGTTTGAGATTTTGTGCCAAGAGCAATATACCCTTTGCTTCTTTTCAAGGTGTTTTAACCAGAGTCTGCGCAGCGTATATGGACCAGCCCGCACGCTTCGAGGCCcctttgaaactgaagctgacatTCAAGACGTTTCTGGCCAGTCTCGGGTGACACAACCACCTGAGTGGATTTGGTCTGGCTACTTTGAGAAACCCTCTCAAAGACGCAAAACAGCCGAGTAGCTTACACCCATCTGTTTTTCACCAAGAAGAAGGTCCGTTTCGCCAGTTCCCGATACGCCTACTCACCGATTGTGCCGCCACCATCAATGACTTCTTGAGTGTTGGACTGTTTGTCCTGTTTCACCTACCCGCCGTTCCCGTTTCGCCCAttcacactttctccctctccctctctcaaacacacacacatgcatgcacagacacacttaaatcaataattttcacacacacacacacacacacacacacacacacacacacacacacacacacacacacacacacacacacacacacacacacacacactttcacttacacgtatgcgtacacagtaattcccccccccctcccttctcctcccactcgatttttttccttccctcgtctaatatcacttacagtgaaaagacgttaaactaaagaacaaacatgcacagacacagacacagacacagacacagaaaagcacacagacacagacaaacagacaggcacacagacacgcggacacacaagatacacatacacagaccacacATCCAACTCGCTCTATAAACATTTCCCAAATCgtcagaacagaagaagaagaaaatcttgaTACCAAACAACTAGGAAAACCGAAAGTTAGAACGAACAGAAACGATGCAGACACCGACCACCCTAAAAACAGTTATCCAGTCCATCGTTTACGATGAGAGAAGCGTTAGAATTCAACGACTTTTATTTCTGATTTTTATTGTTTGGCATACCATCTTGAAAACAGTTCTCTCGTCGAACGTTTGCGATGGAAGAAACATTCGAATTCAGCGTTTGAGTTGGGGGGGAAGACTTTTGAAGCGCtgggcaacaacagcaacaacaatgacacaagGCACGCAGTTCTTTCCGAAACCTGGACGACTGCCTGTGGTAGATGAAGACGTTCACCGAACTGTTGATCATCAGCAGCACGTGCCCCGCCCGGTGCGTGACAAAGAACAGGTTCCTGTACCTCCCACTCGTGGAAAACTCCCGGACCAGAAACCTGACGATGGCCAGGGACAGCTTGGGCGTGTTGCAGGCGATGTAGACGCAAGACACGGCGATGAGCATCCTCACCAGGGTCATCTGCTGCTTGTCCCTGGTGGAACTGGCGCTGCTGCTGTTCTGCCGCCAGGCCAGCGCCGTTCTCAGcttcctcaccgtcaccaccgtgacgacgacgacgacgaagaaagtGAGGAAGCTGACGCCAGGAAGGACGGTGTCGGTGATGACTTGGAAGTGAACTTTGTGGCGGAGGAAGAGGGCCGTGTCTTTGAGAACCACCAccacggtgatggtggtggaggtggtgatgttggtgatgttggtgatggtggtgttggtggtgttggtgttgccatTGCCGTCGGCGTCCTCCTGCCAGCCCACAGTGTGCTTCAGGGCGTAGGTGAGGCACAGGAGGTTGATGAGAGCAATGGCCCCGACCAGCATGCAGGCCATGGTTCTGGTGGTGAAGAGGGAGGCGGACCTGAGCGGCAGGGTCACGCACAGACAGCGCTCCGTGgagatgatggcggtgatggtccCAGAACTGTACCAGAAGGCGTACACAAAGTTGATCACGTGCTTCCGGATCTGCCACTTAAGGGTCTGCTCCCACAGGGGGTCCGGGGACAGCAGTGCTGCCGGGCAGTAGAAGGTGGACAGGAACATGCACAGCAGGTACATAAAGTCCACCAGAGCCAGCGTGAAGAGGCAGAGGTTCATCTTGTCGCGGAGACCCTGGCGGTGGAACACCATCACGTTGAGGATGTTGGCGGGCAGACCCAGGAGGCTCACCGCAGGCAGAAGGCCGCACTCTATCACCCGCTCCGCACCCCTGTAGTCCTCGTCGCTGATGATGGAACCAGACCCACTCGCCGGGGAACCATCGTCGTACAGCTGCCGCGTCCCATCTCCTGCCACCAATGTCGTCCAGGCGGTTACTTCGTTCTTTGCTCCCCTGTAAATATCGCCCCGGTTGTATCTCCtctgtgaggaaagagagagctgTTTGACCAGCTGGAACTAAACTCCTCAGTCACTGCTTTGTACATGTCTCGGTAGCATGTGTCACTCACAGGAACTGCTTAGTAATTTGCGGGTTTCCTTTTCAAGATTTTGCTTCTCTTCtaaaggtttaactcactcagtacggccagtcctctcttctcctctacacagacccctcggatgtccagtgggtgtctgaatgacccaacctttagcttccgtcgtcagaactgtggtattctttgccaacattcacctcttcagtataagagcgttccgcttgcaatattttgatgatggtaattggggtgaaacacttgtaacgtcgtctctttcgccgttcgtatggagagagttaaatcaaacACTGTGGTTTTTCCTTTTACACTTGTTGATATTCACTGAAAATTTCAGCCGCCTTGTAAACCTGATTTCGCCTCTCTGGACGTTCTCATCTCGAACAAAAACGATGTTTGACGATGCTTTTGGTGCATCCAAAGTCCTGAATCAGAATTAAACGTTGATTGATTCAAAATATTTGCCTTAAGCTGCTGAACAGATAGTGTTTGTTGTGGCGGTCTGTGTACGTATCAAAAGAGTACAAGTAGCGTTCTGTTGCTACTTTGGGGGAACGGAGGATACTCTGACACTTCCAGAATGAGTTAATCAAATTTTTAGTTCCTCTTATCTACGATATTTACGGCATCCATAAGATcttatcatccacacacacacacacacacacacacacacacacacacacacacacacacacacacacacacacacacacacacacatatatatatatatatatatatatatatatacacatacatacatacatacatatatatgtcttttatcttatcatccacacacacacacacacacacacacacacacacacacacacacacacacacgcatgcacgtgtttACTtaaacacatatgtacatgcacgcacgcacgcacgcaatcacacacacacacacacacacacacacacacacacacacacacacacacacacacacacacacacatatatatatatatatatatatatatatatatatacatatatatgtcttaTATcttatcatccacacacacacacacacacacacacacacacacacacacacacacacgcatgcacgtgtttAC of the Babylonia areolata isolate BAREFJ2019XMU chromosome 27, ASM4173473v1, whole genome shotgun sequence genome contains:
- the LOC143301065 gene encoding uncharacterized protein LOC143301065, encoding MVEKGWVLPMPESCGHSLAGDSTGGLNVATSRRYNRGDIYRGAKNEVTAWTTLVAGDGTRQLYDDGSPASGSGSIISDEDYRGAERVIECGLLPAVSLLGLPANILNVMVFHRQGLRDKMNLCLFTLALVDFMYLLCMFLSTFYCPAALLSPDPLWEQTLKWQIRKHVINFVYAFWYSSGTITAIISTERCLCVTLPLRSASLFTTRTMACMLVGAIALINLLCLTYALKHTVGWQEDADGNDTALFLRHKVHFQVITDTVLPGVSFLTFFVVVVVTVVTVRKLRTALAWRQNSSSASSTRDKQQMTLVRMLIAVSCVYIACNTPKLSLAIVRFLVREFSTSGRYRNLFFVTHRAGHVLLMINSSVNVFIYHRQSSRWV